In Betta splendens chromosome 19, fBetSpl5.4, whole genome shotgun sequence, the following proteins share a genomic window:
- the acbd4 gene encoding acyl-CoA-binding domain-containing protein 4 encodes MPVPAMAELAVDHRKRFQAAVDVIHNLPKNGSYRPSYDVMLRFYSLYKQAVCGPCTVPRPAFWDPVGRYKWDAWSRLGEMSSESAMAAYVDEMKKVAQEVINTVPMDEKTSSLFHHFEPLYRVIDDMPRPPGSLLTLSQDDVEPELKDGNVEQEEPEDDFSHPEDPDEELNLSEIIDIAVNTIPNDSGVSECLVLTSDSESEVFCDSVDSVEQLGSIKIPLKSNGFQNGHTSLESSLCLEARQVGAGQGGEGAEDGKGQGPTRRSRDSGREGFHHSWRERGIPPGSPRRGAPGGGGGGGAGRGGGDGSEGVVDRLHDTQLQQQIILALRRLREDMRSVMDRLEVVERLAATHAQGSDWRPCLQCETTASQKEKWWPFDVSGQTVLLFLLWPFAAQGLVYLLRKAHKRSRMSS; translated from the exons ATGCCAGTCCCAGCGATGGCAGAGCTCGCGGTCGATCACCGGAAGCGGTTCCAGGCTGCTGTGGATGTCATCCACAATCTCCCTAAAAACG GCTCCTACCGGCCTTCCTACGACGTCATGCTGCGTTTCTACAGTCTTTACAAGCAGGCAGTGTGCGGGCCCTGCACGGTGCCTCGGCCGGCCTTTTGGGATCCAGTGGGCCGCTACAAATG GGATGCCTGGAGCCGCCTGGGAGAGATGAGCAGTGAGAGTGCCATGGCAGCATATGTGGATGAGATGAAGAAAGTAGCTCAGGAG GTCATCAACACTGTTCCCATGGATGAGAAgacctcctctctcttccaccACTTTGAGCCTCTGTACCGGGTGATTGATGACATGCCACGGCCTCCAGGGTCACTGCTCACACTCAGCCAAG ACGACGTGGAGCCAGAGCTAAAGGATGGGaatgtggagcaggaggagcctgAAGACGATTTTTctcatccagaggatccagaTGAGGAGTTGAACCTCTCTGAGATTATAGACATTGCAGTTAACACTATTCCTAACG actctGGAGTGTCTGAGTGTTTGGTGTTAACCAGTGACTCGGAGAGCGAGGTCTTCTGTGACTCTGTGGATTCAGTGGAGCAACTCGGCAGTATCAAG ATTCCACTCAAGTCCAACGGTTTTCAGAATGGCCACACCTCCTTGGAGTCGTCTCTTTGCCTGGAGGCCCGACAGGTCGGAGCAGGTCAAGGTGGAGAGGGAGCCGAGGACGGGAAGGGTCAAGGTCCCACGAGGAGAAGTCGAGACAGTGGGCGAGAAGGTTTCCACCACTCCTGGAGAGAAC GCGGCATTCCTCCAGGCAGTCCGAGGCGGGGAGcccctggtggtggtggtggtggtggggctgggcgaggaggaggggatggTTCGGAGGGTGTGGTGGACAGGCTCCACGacacccagctgcagcagcagatcatcCTGGCCCTGCGGAGACTCAGAGAGGACATGAGGAGTGTGATGGACCggctggaggtggtggagaggCTGGCTGCCACTCAC GCTCAGGGATCCGATTGGAGACCCTGTCTGCAGTGTGAAACCACTGCGTCACAGAAG GAGAAGTGGTGGCCGTTTGACGTCTCTGGCCAgaccgtcctcctcttcctcctgtggcCCTTTGCCGCCCAGGGCCTGGTCTACCTGCTGAGGAAAGCCCACAAGAGAAGTCGCATGTCTTCATGA